TCGAAGTAGCGTAAGGCATTCTTTAGAGCGAGTTTCTTTTCTTTCTCATTTAAAATTTGTTTTCTATTTGGAGCATGATTAATAGATTGATCATATTCTTTCTTAGGAGGAAGTTCTGATGGTATTCCTTGTAAAATAGTTTCTTTAAACTGTTGAGAGTTCATAAAAATCCTTTCTAAATATTTCGGGCATATTAACTTAAAACTATTAAAGGAGCTAGTTTCAAGGGGGAAAACTGGCCAGGACTATCGTTAAGGTACTAATATTAGGAGATAAACGCTGCCTTGCGCATCGTGTATTATTGTTTTTAAAAAGGTATTTATTTAAGGATAGTGCAAAAAAAGAGCGCCCTGGGGACGCTCTCTAAATTATGTAATTAGAATTGTAGATCTACTCTTAGGTTTTCAAGAGCTAGAGATTTTGTAGAGACTATAGATCTACCTTTCTTCAAAGAGAAAGTGTAGCTCCCTGGATTGAGCACAATATGAAATGATCCATTTGGATTCACTCTATAATTTTGAACAATAGTTCCATCTTCTTTTTTTACTTCTATTTCATAACTTTGAGGAGTAACAAAAGTTTCATCTAGTAAACCTTTAACTCCCGTTCCATTCATTCTATCAAGAAGTAGCATCCAAGCTGCTCTATTTCTTTGAACAGTCTTGTCTCTCCATTTAGAGTAACTTGGTTGGAAACCTTCTCTTCTACTATTAACTTCAAGTACGTATGGAATAACTTGGTAAGCATTATACATCCAATCAATATCAGAACCATCTACAGAGTATAGAAGTTCCCAGGCTGTTCCTGGAGCGTAGTTAACTGCTGCGCCCATTTGCTTTCCGATTTTTTCTACGATCTCTTTAGTGTGTGTTCTTTGTCCTTTACACCCCATAGGATAGATAACAAGCTCACTGTATGCGTGATAACTAATATCAAATACAGGTCTGATTTCTTTTACTAGATTCATAAGGGCTTGCGTTTCAGGTTCTGATCCAGCTTCTGGTCCTCTATAAGTACTAGACCATGTTGAGCCGGATGAACCATTGCAAGCTCCCCATAAGTGAGGATAATTTCTGTTAATATCAACTCCGTGTCCGTAATTTGTGTTCTTTCTCCACATATTGCTTCCGGCCCAAACCTTTGCATTTCCATCAACATTTAGCATTGGAACAACCCAAATCTCGTTAGAGTCTACATAGTTTTGGATTTTTAAGTCACTTGAATACTTGGTAAGTAAAGTTTCAATAATATCTAAACTTACTTCTGGTGACATCACTTCTCGTGCATGGTGCATGCTATTGAAAAGAACTGATGATTCTTCTATTTCACTATCAGCGACATTGTCAGAAATTTTCATCGCATAAATATTTCTTCCTTCTGCAGAAGTTCCAATAACGTGAACCTTAGCAACTTCTGGATATGTACTTTCAAAGTTCTTTAGAATCGTTTCAATTTCACTTGGAGATTTATATTCAGTATCAACCTTTGTGATCTTCTTTTGTGTTTTGATAGAAATAAATGTAGAACTAGATTTCTCTAAGAGTTTCATTTGTTCCCCAGTCGCAAAAATGTCTGCAATTGAGTTCTTTACGTCTACACCAGTAACATCAATATCTAGCTTCTTTAATAGAAGCATTCCTGATTTATAATCTTTAAATTTAATTGAGACATAGTCTGTTCTTGGATTATCTATAGATGCTGAATTTGAGTGAGCAAAAGAGCTTGTTGTGATAAGTCCTAAACCTATCGCACATGCAAGCGAGAGCAGGTGATTTTTCATATGTTCCTCCTGAACAATTGAGATAATTTTAATACATAGCTATTATCAACCTTTATTGAATATTGAACAATGAATGTCATATTATATTAGAACAGTTGAGCGTAATAGACAGGTATGCCTTTTTTGTTGTAGGTCCAAGTGTTTTATTGTTCAATAAAGTTATGAAAATTTTTATCTTTTTACTTCTGTTTCCATTATCTTCATTAGCGAGCTCAATTTGTGACTCCCATGTTGAATTCTTTGAAAATATGAGAATTCAAACAGGAAGTTTTAAATCTAATGAGTGCTATATTTCTATTTCTCCTAGAAAGACTTACGAAATGAAGTATCGAAACTTTCTTCTCACATCAAGTGGGCGTTTTCTTGTTTTTAATTCCTATGGACAAGGACCATCAAATGAATTTTCTGGTGCCAGAGAGTTTAACTTCTTTCCTAGAGCTACACAGCTCACTTACGAAGTATCTGAAAGAGAAGTTGTAGTTACTTTAGTAAATGGGGATAAGCTTGTATTTGATAAGGAAATTGCATTACCTATATCGTTAACAAATGCAATCATTAGTGTTGATGAGGATATAATCCGCGGCAATGCTGGAGGTGTTGAAATTCTAAATTATCAGCGTGTACTAATTGATTTCGGATTTCAGATGGGAATGTCTCCGACTTGGTACTTAAAAAGAAAGGCCACTGTCATTGATGAGTTTAATGCAAAGTGTTCTATAACAAACTCAGAGATTTTGTATAAGAAAAACTCTGATGTTTATTGGCAGTATGATACAGATCGTCTATTATTTTCTTACTTAAATAAAAGATGCCCTTTATTAAATTTACCAGATTAAAGTGAGAGATATATATGAGTTCAATTTCAGCTAAGCACATTCTAGTTCACCAAGAGTACGAGGCCCAAGATCTTATTAAAAAATTAAATGATGGAACTCCATTTGAAGAATTGGCCAAAGACTTTTCTCAGTGTGCTTCATCTTCAGGTGGTGGAGACCTTGGAAGTTTTTCTAAAGGAATGATGGTTAAACCATTTGAGCAAGCCGCGTTTGCTTTAAAAGTAGGTGAGACTTCAGGAATAGTTAAGACACAATTTGGCTATCACCTCATAATGAGAACGGCATAATGTTTAAAAAAGACTTGATGGAGTCCTTTCTTCATAAATTAGAAGATAATTTAGAAAGTGAAGGTATAGATCTTTGTTCCCTTGAAATTGATCACCTTTGCTATAGAGTAGATAGCGAAGAAAGATACGATGAGCTTAAAAGCGATCTTGCCCTAGAAAATAAGCTTCTACATGAAGCGATGATTTCAAATCGTCCTATTGCAACTTTTAAAATGAAAGAGGCATTTATATATAAGAATATTACGATACCTCTTCTTGAACTCCCATCTCCGAAACCGGGCAGTGATTATACAGAAGGTTTCGAACATGCTGAGGCGGTTATCAATATGAGCTTTGAGAAATTCTCACATAAGTATCCCCATATTGAGTTTGACTGGAAGGCAGCTAAGAAATCTCACAATCCTGAACTAAGAATTAGTTTTGGGGATATTTCTATTAAGTTTCACCATCATTCTTTAGAAGATATTATTGAGAGTGAGCTAAATTCTTAGTTTACTCTTTGTCATTTCATACTCTTTATAAGTAAAATAAGTTTAAATAAACTAAATTCTAGGACTATATAATGGATCTCAAAATTTCTAATATGGATGAGTATAATAATGCCTATGCAATGGCACAATCTAACCCTCAAGAGTTCTGGGCACAGATGGCCACCAACTTTCAGTGGACTAAGAAGTGGGACGAAGTACAGTCAGGAACAATTGAACAAGCAGATATAAAATGGTTCGATGGTGCTCAGTTAAATATCACTGAAAATTGTCTAGATAGACATCTTGAGAAGAGAAGCGATCAAGTGGCCTTACTGTTTGAGCCAAATGATCCTTCAGAAGAAACTGTAAAATACACATACGCTCAATTACACGCCGCTGTTTGTAAAACAGCAAATATGTTAAAAGAGCTAGGAGTTAAAAAAGGCGATAGAGTTTGTATCTATATGTCTATGGTGCCAGAACAACTTATTTCCGTCTTAGCATGTGCTCGCCTAGGGGCCATTCACTCAGTTGTTTTTGGAGGCTTTTCCGCCTTGGCCCTTGCAGGAAGAATTGAAGATTGCGAATGTAAAGTTCTAATTACTAACGATGCTGGATTTAGAGGAAATAAAATTATACCTCTAAAAGAAATTAGTGATGAAGCTCTTAAAATGAAAGAATGTCGCTCTATTGAGAAGGTGTTGGTTCATAAGCGTGTGGGAAGTTCTGTTTCTATGCAAGAAGGAAGAGATATCTGGTGGCATGATCTCTACGCTAAGTGCTCCACTGAATGTGAGGCAGAAGTTATGTCTTCAGAAGACCCTTTATTTATTCTTTACACTTCTGGTTCAACAGGAAAACCAAAGGGAATTTTACACACTACTGCGGGCTATATGGTATGGGCGGCCTACACATTTGCAAATGTATTTCAAGTTGATGAGGGAGATACTTACTGGTGTACGGCGGATATTGGTTGGATTACAGGTCACACTTATATTACCTATGGACCTCTTTTAAATGGTGCGACGACGACTATGTTTGAAGGTGTCCCTACTTGGCCTGACGCTGGAAGGTTTTGGGATATTGTCGATAAACATAAAATAACACATTTCTACACAGCTCCTACAGCAATAAGAGCATTAATGGGTTGTGGAAATGAATTTGTAACGAATAAATCACTAACTAGTCTTAAAGTTCTTGGTTCAGTTGGTGAGCCAATAAATGAAGAAGCTTGGCACTGGTATGACGAAGTGGTTGGCAAAAAGAAATGTCCAATAGTGGATACTTGGTGGCAAACCGAAACAGGGGGAATTTTAATTTCACCTCTTGCTGGAATAACTAAGACAATTCCGTGTTTTGCAACAAAACCTCTGCCAGGTGTTTCTCCCGTTCTTATGAATAGTGAAGGTGAGGTCATTGAGACTACCGAGGCATCAGGAAATCTTTGTATAGATAGACCATGGCCGGGAATGCTAAGAGGAATATGGGGAGATATGGAAAGATTTAAACAAACATATCTTAGTGCGTATCCTGGAAAGTACTTTACAGGTGATGGATGTAAAAGAGACCAATTTTCTAATTATAGAATTACAGGTCGTGTTGATGATGTTCTAAATATTTCTGGACACAGAATAGGAACTGCTGAAGTTGAAGATGCAATTGATCAACACCCGGATGTTATTGAAGCTGCAGTAGTAGGTTTTCCTCATGATGTAAAAGGGCAGGGGATATACGCTTATGTAGTTACTGGTCATGATTGTGAAGACTCTATTAAGGCCGAAATTATCGCCACTGTGAATAAGATGATTGGACCTATTGCAAAACCAGATAAGATTCAAATAGTAAAAGGGCTTCCAAAAACTAGGTCCGGAAAAATTATGAGAAGAATTTTAAGAAAAATTGCTTCTCATGAATTTGATAATTTTGGTGATACATCAACACTTTTAGATCCATCAGTAGTTGATGAAATAAAGGATGGCGTTTTATAGAATATAAGAAGAGAGTCGGATCATATGCCTTACGGCCTTGATTGTATCCGCCTCTGTCTTTTCATACTCTTTACCGATAAGTTGTAGTGTTCTTTCAGGTATCATAAGAGCATTACACTGATTCGTTCCAGCAAGAGTTACTTGCTCTCTCGGATAACCAAAGCTCTCAGCTAAATCTCTAAGAAAATCAATTTCCTCCGAACCATCAACTGCACCAAAGTGGAAAACACCTTCTCCTTTCATTTTGAGAACGGCTGCCATCATATCTGCCATGTGATTCGTTGCAAGTCTATTTTGAAGAACTCCAGCATCGATTGGTAAGGATTCCCCGCTTAACATATGTTCTAAGAATAGTTCGGTTCTTGATTTTGAATTTGGGGCCCAACCATGAGTTGCACCAAATCTAAAAATTGAAAAATTTGATCCATTTGCAAAGAGCTCTTCCTCGCAACGGGCCTTGAATAGACCGTAGTCGGTTTGAGCGTTTGGAAGTTCGTCTTCATAATGCTCTGTCGAGATATTTGCATCCAATGCATTAAATGAAGAGAAGTAATTATAATGGATGCTTGAACTCTTGCATCTATCAATTAGATACTTGTGCATAGTAAAAGCATCATCATCTTCACCGCGTGTCATATTAATAATGATGTCTGGATTAAAGACTTTAATCTTTTGATCAATAATATCTAGGTCACTAGAAGTTGCTATAAAGTTTTCAA
This window of the Halobacteriovorax sp. HLS genome carries:
- a CDS encoding M14 family metallopeptidase, translated to MKNHLLSLACAIGLGLITTSSFAHSNSASIDNPRTDYVSIKFKDYKSGMLLLKKLDIDVTGVDVKNSIADIFATGEQMKLLEKSSSTFISIKTQKKITKVDTEYKSPSEIETILKNFESTYPEVAKVHVIGTSAEGRNIYAMKISDNVADSEIEESSVLFNSMHHAREVMSPEVSLDIIETLLTKYSSDLKIQNYVDSNEIWVVPMLNVDGNAKVWAGSNMWRKNTNYGHGVDINRNYPHLWGACNGSSGSTWSSTYRGPEAGSEPETQALMNLVKEIRPVFDISYHAYSELVIYPMGCKGQRTHTKEIVEKIGKQMGAAVNYAPGTAWELLYSVDGSDIDWMYNAYQVIPYVLEVNSRREGFQPSYSKWRDKTVQRNRAAWMLLLDRMNGTGVKGLLDETFVTPQSYEIEVKKEDGTIVQNYRVNPNGSFHIVLNPGSYTFSLKKGRSIVSTKSLALENLRVDLQF
- a CDS encoding peptidylprolyl isomerase; protein product: MSSISAKHILVHQEYEAQDLIKKLNDGTPFEELAKDFSQCASSSGGGDLGSFSKGMMVKPFEQAAFALKVGETSGIVKTQFGYHLIMRTA
- a CDS encoding VOC family protein, translating into MFKKDLMESFLHKLEDNLESEGIDLCSLEIDHLCYRVDSEERYDELKSDLALENKLLHEAMISNRPIATFKMKEAFIYKNITIPLLELPSPKPGSDYTEGFEHAEAVINMSFEKFSHKYPHIEFDWKAAKKSHNPELRISFGDISIKFHHHSLEDIIESELNS
- the acs gene encoding acetate--CoA ligase; translation: MDLKISNMDEYNNAYAMAQSNPQEFWAQMATNFQWTKKWDEVQSGTIEQADIKWFDGAQLNITENCLDRHLEKRSDQVALLFEPNDPSEETVKYTYAQLHAAVCKTANMLKELGVKKGDRVCIYMSMVPEQLISVLACARLGAIHSVVFGGFSALALAGRIEDCECKVLITNDAGFRGNKIIPLKEISDEALKMKECRSIEKVLVHKRVGSSVSMQEGRDIWWHDLYAKCSTECEAEVMSSEDPLFILYTSGSTGKPKGILHTTAGYMVWAAYTFANVFQVDEGDTYWCTADIGWITGHTYITYGPLLNGATTTMFEGVPTWPDAGRFWDIVDKHKITHFYTAPTAIRALMGCGNEFVTNKSLTSLKVLGSVGEPINEEAWHWYDEVVGKKKCPIVDTWWQTETGGILISPLAGITKTIPCFATKPLPGVSPVLMNSEGEVIETTEASGNLCIDRPWPGMLRGIWGDMERFKQTYLSAYPGKYFTGDGCKRDQFSNYRITGRVDDVLNISGHRIGTAEVEDAIDQHPDVIEAAVVGFPHDVKGQGIYAYVVTGHDCEDSIKAEIIATVNKMIGPIAKPDKIQIVKGLPKTRSGKIMRRILRKIASHEFDNFGDTSTLLDPSVVDEIKDGVL
- a CDS encoding NAD(P)-dependent oxidoreductase, which gives rise to MKKILLLGSSGWIAHYLIPSLQKHISECNILGSRVTNTSEHSIENFIATSSDLDIIDQKIKVFNPDIIINMTRGEDDDAFTMHKYLIDRCKSSSIHYNYFSSFNALDANISTEHYEDELPNAQTDYGLFKARCEEELFANGSNFSIFRFGATHGWAPNSKSRTELFLEHMLSGESLPIDAGVLQNRLATNHMADMMAAVLKMKGEGVFHFGAVDGSEEIDFLRDLAESFGYPREQVTLAGTNQCNALMIPERTLQLIGKEYEKTEADTIKAVRHMIRLSSYIL